Proteins from a single region of Methanoculleus taiwanensis:
- a CDS encoding glycosyltransferase family 4 protein, with the protein MKIAFFDVYNPVPINSGGDWYRFYLLSELGKGNDVCEYYALDVEGKEGYLPPETNFKMQYLASKLPFIRQSKFLSIMRPEYLLTRPSSGIRTPDAVFFSVFYYHIARRIANRSHIPKILIMHNVEWQYLKTNNSPLFMPMRLYENHVIRNADAVVTISLSDYEYVKGLIDEEKIFYIPPQVDTDLFNPHGSRHEFGGDKFNLLFYGSLDRDQNHEALRFIVQELVPTISNEDLDAKVRMNIFGSGTPPERFNLRENNHINYMGPVEKPGDYVRAADAVIVPLKNQGGMKIRILEALACGRPVIASSQSIQGLPAALQEYVLTADSVREYIDTVRMLIEGSISPAINADAVLQSLKGRSVDDLITHLRGGTIPELPWS; encoded by the coding sequence ATGAAGATCGCGTTTTTTGATGTCTACAATCCGGTTCCTATCAACAGCGGTGGCGACTGGTACAGATTCTATCTGCTCTCTGAGTTAGGAAAGGGGAACGATGTATGCGAGTATTACGCACTGGATGTCGAAGGCAAGGAGGGTTACCTGCCTCCTGAAACAAACTTCAAGATGCAGTATCTGGCATCAAAACTCCCCTTCATCAGGCAGTCGAAGTTTTTGAGTATAATGAGGCCGGAGTATCTCCTGACCCGGCCTTCATCCGGGATTCGTACTCCCGATGCAGTCTTCTTCAGTGTTTTTTACTATCATATCGCAAGACGGATTGCGAACAGGAGTCATATTCCGAAAATTCTTATTATGCATAATGTCGAATGGCAGTACCTCAAAACGAATAACTCCCCGTTGTTTATGCCGATGAGACTCTACGAAAACCACGTTATCCGAAACGCTGATGCAGTCGTTACGATCTCGCTCAGTGATTATGAGTATGTAAAAGGACTGATTGACGAAGAGAAGATCTTTTACATCCCTCCTCAGGTTGATACCGACCTGTTCAACCCTCATGGATCACGTCATGAGTTCGGCGGTGATAAATTCAACCTCCTGTTCTATGGCAGCCTTGATAGGGATCAAAACCATGAAGCATTACGATTCATCGTCCAGGAGCTGGTTCCAACCATCAGCAATGAAGATCTGGATGCAAAGGTCAGGATGAACATCTTCGGGTCGGGAACCCCGCCGGAACGCTTCAACCTGAGAGAGAATAACCACATTAATTATATGGGGCCGGTTGAAAAGCCTGGCGACTATGTACGGGCGGCCGATGCCGTTATTGTTCCCCTGAAAAACCAGGGTGGGATGAAGATACGGATACTTGAAGCATTGGCGTGCGGCAGGCCTGTCATTGCATCCTCGCAATCCATACAGGGTCTTCCGGCAGCTCTGCAGGAGTACGTACTTACTGCTGATTCCGTCCGTGAGTATATCGACACGGTGAGAATGCTCATTGAAGGGAGTATTTCACCTGCAATAAATGCAGATGCGGTTCTCCAGTCACTGAAGGGGAGATCCGTTGATGATTTAATAACGCATCTGAGAGGAGGAACCATCCCGGAACTCCCCTGGTCATGA
- a CDS encoding polysaccharide deacetylase family protein produces MDLFRQDSEIWDLFTKKEEYAKCSHDRYDRFPYYRSRHRDISVPQVSQMLIEKGYYCEYPDTQPFAVCLTHDIDRVYERFFSKSFEIAKALKAGDLSRVTRITPQLRSKKCPWWNFDEIMALEELYGACSSFYFMALEEGDKEYAYAIEDLDQEMCTLQDGGWEVGLHGGCDAYRDLPTLKREKQHLEKVLNRTVTGYRNHFLKFRVPETWELLERAGFRYDTTLGYPDCVGFRNGMCHPFRPFNLNTDREMEILEIPLAIMERTLLTHMRLTMEQAWEQTEHLLKIVEQHHGVITILWHNDGMTGEPLRLYRKILKFCQGRGAWLTSCGEIEAWWRKSGLKAPERM; encoded by the coding sequence ATGGATCTGTTCAGGCAGGATAGTGAGATCTGGGATCTGTTTACCAAGAAGGAAGAGTATGCAAAGTGCAGCCATGACCGGTACGACCGATTCCCGTACTACCGGAGCCGCCACCGGGACATATCCGTGCCCCAGGTATCGCAGATGCTGATAGAAAAGGGCTATTACTGCGAATACCCCGATACGCAGCCATTTGCTGTCTGCCTTACACATGATATTGACCGAGTATACGAGCGTTTCTTCTCCAAGAGTTTTGAGATCGCAAAAGCCCTGAAGGCCGGTGATCTCTCTCGAGTCACCCGAATTACCCCTCAACTCCGTTCAAAAAAGTGTCCCTGGTGGAACTTTGATGAGATCATGGCACTTGAGGAACTCTATGGTGCATGCTCCAGTTTCTATTTCATGGCGCTCGAAGAAGGGGATAAGGAATACGCATACGCGATCGAAGACCTGGATCAGGAGATGTGTACCCTCCAGGATGGGGGATGGGAAGTCGGTCTGCATGGGGGGTGCGACGCCTACCGCGACCTCCCGACGCTGAAGCGGGAGAAGCAACATCTCGAAAAAGTGTTGAACCGGACGGTAACCGGGTATCGAAACCATTTTCTCAAGTTTCGGGTACCGGAGACCTGGGAACTGCTGGAACGGGCGGGGTTCCGGTACGATACCACGCTCGGATACCCGGACTGTGTCGGGTTTCGGAACGGGATGTGTCACCCATTCCGGCCGTTCAACCTGAATACCGATCGGGAGATGGAGATTCTGGAGATACCGCTCGCGATCATGGAGCGGACACTGCTCACCCATATGAGGTTGACCATGGAGCAGGCCTGGGAGCAGACAGAGCACCTCCTCAAGATCGTGGAGCAGCACCACGGCGTGATCACTATTCTCTGGCATAACGACGGCATGACCGGTGAACCGCTCCGGTTATACCGCAAGATCCTGAAGTTCTGCCAAGGCAGGGGCGCCTGGTTGACAAGCTGTGGAGAGATCGAGGCGTGGTGGAGGAAGAGCGGATTGAAAGCTCCCGAGCGCATGTAA
- a CDS encoding glycosyltransferase family 4 protein, producing the protein MVQVLMIRSHYPDTRLEKEAEALRKHDHSVCFLVWDRGRRPKSRDEDSNGLKKFRVQVQPDDLRVMLYLPLWWLFITFHLAFGKFDVVHAADFDTYVPALLVGRLRGKKVVYDIYDFYAEMIQFPLFPDLSKRYVSAIDRYLMQYADRVILPDPARIEQVGSLTAEKVAIIANSPAESTIDGISLENSDGQFRIFYGGNVQEDRYLDEVCRIVRDLPGVHLAILGPCSEQYSRKLQEICSSSENIQLSFTWTPHREILAKTMEADLLFALYDPQVPNNRFASPNKLFEAMLCGKPIIVNDGSSMTSVVRDTGCGVIVPFGDPDAFREAVLRLKEDVNLRNRLGVNARTAYENLFRWGIMEERLSSIYRELA; encoded by the coding sequence ATGGTACAGGTACTGATGATTCGCTCCCACTACCCGGACACGAGACTCGAGAAAGAAGCGGAAGCTCTCCGAAAGCACGACCACTCGGTCTGCTTTCTTGTCTGGGACAGGGGGAGGAGGCCGAAGTCACGCGACGAAGATAGCAACGGACTAAAGAAATTCCGGGTGCAGGTACAGCCGGACGATCTCCGTGTCATGCTGTACCTGCCCCTGTGGTGGCTCTTCATCACCTTCCACCTCGCATTCGGGAAGTTTGACGTCGTTCATGCAGCTGACTTCGACACCTATGTGCCGGCACTCCTCGTCGGGAGACTGAGGGGGAAGAAGGTCGTATATGACATCTATGATTTCTATGCCGAGATGATCCAGTTTCCCCTCTTCCCGGATCTCTCAAAGAGATACGTATCGGCCATCGATAGGTATCTGATGCAGTATGCGGACCGGGTAATTCTCCCGGATCCGGCACGAATAGAGCAGGTGGGCAGTCTCACTGCAGAAAAGGTCGCCATCATTGCAAACTCTCCGGCAGAGAGCACGATCGACGGGATCTCTTTGGAGAACTCCGACGGTCAATTCAGGATCTTCTATGGGGGCAACGTTCAGGAAGACCGGTACCTCGACGAGGTCTGCCGGATCGTTCGGGATCTCCCGGGCGTACACCTCGCCATTCTCGGGCCGTGCTCCGAGCAATACAGCCGGAAGCTCCAGGAGATCTGCAGCAGTTCCGAGAATATCCAGCTCTCCTTCACGTGGACCCCGCACAGGGAGATCCTGGCAAAAACCATGGAGGCAGACCTCCTCTTCGCCCTCTACGACCCGCAGGTACCCAACAATCGCTTCGCCAGCCCGAACAAGCTCTTCGAGGCCATGCTCTGCGGTAAACCGATCATCGTGAATGACGGCAGTTCGATGACGTCCGTTGTCAGGGATACGGGGTGCGGCGTGATCGTTCCTTTCGGGGATCCCGATGCTTTCAGGGAAGCGGTCCTGCGCCTGAAAGAGGACGTAAACCTGAGAAACAGGCTCGGGGTGAACGCACGGACAGCCTATGAGAACCTGTTCCGCTGGGGGATCATGGAGGAGAGACTCTCATCGATCTACCGGGAGCTCGCGTGA
- a CDS encoding GNAT family N-acetyltransferase encodes MREAYVRVLEQDEFDQWDTLIAGSEQGTIFHTSDWLQHNAPLPDQSVVILGCYEDGELIGGCPLFLPKPYNLLKIASSTPVLTPYGGMVIANIESTKRRERELHSNKVIAAIREHIVRKRFDHVDLVNSPGLQDIRAFTQNGWDSKVYYTYTLPIGGDVFDCISKNARRSIRKAQKLGVSAARHFDTEMYWDLTVKTFEKHNSHPPFSKEHLVNMLDMIQDRGLGDMWVARTSSGEIAAAEVVLRDSRTVHRWSAASSEDHMYSGAISLLLSEIFDDAKDREYASINLMAGNIAHLSAFIASFNPELVPYYGVEYHGLKYKILRDLKMKLAR; translated from the coding sequence ATGAGAGAAGCGTATGTACGAGTACTTGAACAAGACGAGTTCGACCAATGGGATACGCTGATCGCCGGTTCAGAACAGGGAACGATTTTCCACACAAGCGACTGGTTACAACATAATGCACCTCTCCCGGATCAGTCGGTAGTGATCCTTGGGTGCTACGAAGACGGCGAATTAATCGGTGGCTGCCCCCTGTTCCTGCCAAAACCATATAATTTGCTTAAAATCGCTTCTTCCACACCGGTGTTAACCCCCTACGGGGGGATGGTGATAGCCAACATAGAGAGTACGAAACGAAGAGAGAGAGAGTTACATAGCAATAAAGTCATTGCGGCCATTCGTGAGCATATTGTGCGGAAGAGGTTTGACCATGTGGACCTGGTAAATTCTCCCGGACTACAAGACATTCGGGCGTTCACCCAGAATGGATGGGATTCAAAGGTTTACTATACCTATACGCTCCCAATCGGCGGGGATGTCTTTGACTGTATCTCAAAAAATGCACGACGGAGTATCCGTAAGGCTCAAAAGCTGGGTGTTAGTGCAGCACGGCATTTCGACACCGAGATGTACTGGGATCTCACCGTAAAAACCTTTGAAAAGCACAACTCCCACCCTCCCTTCTCTAAAGAGCATCTCGTGAACATGCTGGACATGATTCAGGATAGGGGGCTGGGCGACATGTGGGTTGCCAGAACATCTTCGGGGGAGATTGCTGCAGCGGAAGTCGTCCTGAGAGACTCGAGAACCGTTCATCGTTGGTCTGCCGCCTCCTCGGAGGATCATATGTATTCGGGGGCGATCTCGCTTCTTCTCAGCGAGATCTTCGATGACGCCAAGGATCGCGAATACGCGTCAATCAATCTGATGGCAGGAAACATAGCGCATCTGAGTGCTTTCATCGCAAGTTTCAACCCAGAGCTTGTTCCCTACTACGGCGTCGAATATCACGGACTTAAATATAAGATATTAAGAGATTTAAAGATGAAATTGGCTCGATAG
- a CDS encoding lipopolysaccharide biosynthesis protein: protein MASFLSNLFKLTTGTMIAQVISILLVPIVTRLYSPEYFGVAQLFLSIAALIVVISSLSYHFAIMVSEKDEDSMNIFALSVVCILGVSTVSGAVFTGFADRFAEILNAPLIADYLILLPLFVIVNSLFLILNEWFSRKVRYGVLAGGIVVSTVSTRAFQIGGGLVLASPLGLILGSVVGFGLADLFMLRNLKQDMSLIRSVTLQRMRDLAVRYRNFSFYGSAGSLANSLSWELPAFMLAFFFNPAVVGYYALAVIAVRMPMTMVGTAVSQVFFQKASEEKNLTGGVQGVVREIHTRLISVGIFPFIVFMILSEDLFTFIFGADWLTAGTYARILAPWFFAVFLISPISSLFAVLERQRAYLAFEVMTLCTWTLIFLAGGTYGNPLVTLTLFSIGGVLLWGSKSVYLIRESGAGFRGSAISLMRHLLISIAVSLPLLVGVFLDLPFLLLIVVAGVTAVTYYLIIFFTDTLVRRELMGMLGSYVPAKHIDWIRRL from the coding sequence ATGGCGAGTTTTCTCAGCAATCTCTTTAAACTGACAACAGGCACCATGATCGCCCAGGTTATCTCCATCCTCCTCGTGCCGATAGTAACGCGGCTCTACTCCCCGGAATACTTCGGGGTCGCCCAGCTCTTCCTCTCCATCGCAGCGTTGATCGTGGTAATCTCCTCCCTCTCTTACCATTTCGCCATCATGGTCTCGGAGAAGGATGAAGACTCCATGAACATCTTTGCGCTCTCCGTAGTCTGTATACTGGGCGTCTCCACGGTCTCCGGCGCTGTTTTTACCGGATTTGCAGACCGGTTCGCCGAGATCCTCAATGCACCTCTGATCGCAGATTACCTTATTTTGCTGCCGCTCTTCGTCATCGTCAACAGCCTCTTCCTGATCCTGAACGAGTGGTTCTCCCGGAAAGTGAGGTACGGCGTCCTTGCTGGGGGAATCGTTGTAAGTACAGTCTCGACACGGGCGTTTCAGATAGGAGGCGGACTGGTTCTGGCTTCCCCACTCGGGCTCATCCTCGGTTCGGTGGTGGGGTTCGGTCTTGCCGATCTCTTCATGCTCCGGAACTTGAAGCAGGATATGTCGCTCATCAGATCTGTTACCTTGCAGCGGATGAGAGATCTTGCCGTCCGGTATAGAAACTTTTCATTCTATGGATCCGCCGGGAGCCTTGCAAACAGCCTGTCCTGGGAGCTCCCGGCCTTTATGCTGGCCTTTTTCTTCAATCCCGCGGTTGTCGGATACTACGCCCTTGCCGTAATCGCCGTACGGATGCCCATGACGATGGTCGGAACAGCCGTTTCACAGGTATTCTTCCAGAAAGCGAGCGAAGAGAAGAACCTTACCGGGGGTGTGCAGGGCGTCGTTCGGGAGATCCACACACGGCTCATCTCTGTCGGCATTTTTCCCTTCATAGTCTTTATGATCCTCTCTGAAGATCTCTTCACCTTCATATTCGGTGCAGACTGGCTTACCGCCGGCACCTATGCACGGATCCTTGCCCCGTGGTTCTTCGCTGTCTTCCTGATCTCGCCGATATCGTCCCTGTTCGCCGTCCTCGAGAGGCAGCGGGCATACCTTGCTTTTGAGGTCATGACGCTCTGCACGTGGACACTCATCTTCCTGGCCGGAGGCACCTACGGCAACCCCCTCGTCACCCTCACCCTCTTCTCCATTGGCGGGGTGCTCCTGTGGGGGTCGAAGAGTGTATACCTGATACGGGAGTCCGGGGCAGGATTTCGCGGGAGTGCTATCAGCCTGATGCGGCACCTGCTGATAAGCATCGCTGTCTCCCTCCCCCTCCTGGTCGGGGTCTTTCTGGATCTCCCGTTCCTGCTGCTGATCGTGGTTGCAGGAGTAACCGCGGTCACCTACTATCTCATTATCTTCTTCACGGATACCCTGGTGCGCAGGGAGCTCATGGGGATGCTCGGGAGTTACGTCCCGGCGAAGCATATCGATTGGATACGGCGCCTCTAG
- a CDS encoding glycosyltransferase, with protein sequence MNVIILDEHQPEDGRLARHITYLLRHTGDVFRLHFSLFAPTLKPGRFSLYGEKGYRIKPPFSTMRLANVLCFNTMYLFPSLFSPRIQKALEALDVDPAAPTVLHVHDPGLLRVAMMMKRDHLRDAQIVYDRHEFFEVFYKKTRLPVPTIHRMYEILARDSIDGVVHASLGGNSGLGSLFPRAASTQVPNYPLADIYDEACIQEKARSFGSDSSMNLLYIGSLNPHDRDIGLLLKVASEVLGQIPKTTCFIGGPSYGNDAELERMMLPLQEQYGERFRFHQGYVARDTTQRLTERSHVGFLFVKPETTYWITSSPNKLFESLRCGAIPVVRASVESSEEISGCSLLFDRYTPEEEIVTKTRELLSDPERCRGMMEHALSISPNFTFEAVGPRYLTLYTQLLNDRPPVR encoded by the coding sequence ATGAACGTCATTATTCTGGACGAGCATCAGCCGGAAGACGGGCGGCTGGCCCGGCATATAACGTATCTACTGCGGCATACCGGAGATGTCTTTCGCCTCCACTTCAGCCTCTTCGCTCCCACCCTCAAGCCCGGCCGCTTCTCTCTGTACGGCGAAAAGGGTTACCGTATCAAACCACCGTTTTCCACGATGCGCCTTGCAAACGTACTCTGCTTCAATACGATGTACCTCTTCCCCTCCCTCTTCTCCCCACGGATACAGAAAGCACTCGAAGCTCTGGATGTAGACCCGGCTGCCCCGACGGTGCTGCATGTTCACGATCCCGGCCTTCTGCGGGTTGCGATGATGATGAAAAGGGATCATCTCCGGGACGCACAAATCGTATACGACAGACACGAGTTTTTCGAGGTGTTCTATAAGAAAACCCGGCTGCCTGTTCCGACCATCCATAGAATGTACGAGATCCTTGCCCGAGACAGTATCGACGGGGTCGTCCATGCCAGTCTCGGGGGCAACTCCGGCCTCGGATCGCTGTTTCCCCGAGCAGCCTCCACACAGGTACCGAACTACCCTCTTGCCGACATCTACGATGAGGCATGCATCCAGGAGAAAGCCCGATCGTTCGGCAGTGATTCTTCTATGAACCTGCTCTACATCGGATCCCTCAACCCCCACGACCGGGACATAGGACTTCTACTGAAGGTCGCGTCGGAGGTATTAGGCCAGATACCGAAGACCACATGCTTCATCGGCGGGCCTTCCTATGGGAACGATGCGGAACTCGAGCGGATGATGCTGCCGCTCCAGGAGCAGTACGGGGAGCGATTCCGCTTCCACCAGGGATATGTGGCCAGAGACACGACCCAGCGGCTCACCGAGCGATCGCACGTAGGATTTCTCTTCGTCAAACCGGAGACGACGTACTGGATCACAAGCTCACCGAACAAACTCTTCGAATCCCTCCGTTGCGGGGCGATCCCGGTAGTTCGGGCATCTGTTGAGTCTTCTGAAGAGATCTCCGGGTGCTCACTCCTGTTCGACCGGTATACCCCCGAAGAGGAGATCGTCACAAAGACCCGAGAGCTGCTGAGCGATCCCGAGCGGTGCAGGGGAATGATGGAACATGCACTCTCTATCAGTCCCAATTTCACCTTTGAGGCTGTGGGTCCGAGGTACCTTACGCTGTACACTCAGCTCCTGAACGATCGTCCTCCAGTGCGATGA
- a CDS encoding GNAT family N-acetyltransferase, producing MGYYLQELSAENTEDWEEFNNRCAEGTFFHNLKWKSVLESVLNADLKYWILQRDQKTVGIFPSRERRILFSKGLDTIPHSEYNNILLDDNVNPQDLGEAFSLFGSKYSFFSLSVRKQTLLDHIGYDHYPSGNTGNMILDLQQKPPDSIWENFPAKKGQRKFIRRFDEKGFTIHEIRRQEDIRTFYQYYAENLMRINGDLLPLIFFQKLLETFSPNEMRVTALAKGDIYAGGLLTFTHPARKTAYFQYLSLNRSLPNTYHPTYYLFWEGLNWAWSNGYEKISLGQQKLDPSNARFRIKADFGAEHVPMYPRVVLFSKATSLLYRMKKSLPGGKNPGTSHINRAS from the coding sequence ATGGGTTATTATCTGCAAGAACTATCGGCGGAGAATACAGAGGATTGGGAGGAGTTCAACAACCGATGCGCAGAGGGAACATTTTTCCATAACCTAAAATGGAAGAGCGTACTGGAAAGTGTGCTCAATGCTGATCTGAAGTACTGGATCCTGCAGCGGGATCAGAAAACAGTCGGTATTTTTCCTTCACGAGAGCGCAGAATACTATTTTCAAAAGGCCTGGATACTATCCCTCATTCAGAATATAACAACATCTTACTGGACGATAATGTCAATCCCCAAGATCTGGGCGAGGCATTCTCCCTGTTTGGATCAAAGTACTCCTTCTTCTCGCTGAGTGTAAGGAAACAGACACTGTTAGATCATATAGGCTACGACCATTATCCCTCTGGCAATACAGGAAATATGATACTGGACTTACAGCAGAAGCCACCGGATAGCATCTGGGAAAATTTCCCCGCAAAAAAAGGGCAGCGAAAATTTATCCGGCGGTTCGATGAGAAGGGTTTTACAATTCATGAAATTCGCCGGCAAGAGGATATCAGGACATTTTATCAGTACTATGCCGAAAATCTAATGCGCATAAACGGCGATCTTCTGCCGCTCATATTCTTCCAGAAACTTCTGGAAACCTTTTCACCGAATGAGATGCGTGTGACAGCACTAGCGAAAGGGGATATTTACGCAGGAGGATTGCTCACATTCACGCACCCTGCCCGCAAGACAGCATACTTCCAGTACCTCTCCCTGAATAGGTCTCTCCCCAACACGTACCACCCGACCTATTACCTCTTCTGGGAAGGGCTGAACTGGGCATGGAGCAATGGCTATGAAAAGATCTCCCTTGGCCAGCAGAAGCTGGATCCGAGCAATGCCCGCTTTCGCATCAAGGCAGATTTTGGAGCAGAACATGTGCCGATGTACCCAAGGGTTGTTCTGTTCTCAAAAGCGACTTCATTACTCTATCGAATGAAAAAATCACTTCCTGGAGGCAAGAATCCGGGCACCTCCCATATAAACAGGGCATCTTAG
- a CDS encoding GNAT family N-acetyltransferase, with protein sequence MTYSIEALSEYNADGWEEFNRQCGEGTPFHSVRWKTILEDIFRLNLKYYLILDEQHIVGICPFIEQKTGFFRGLNTIPYSEYTQPILADTFDIRRINDLLSLFAKDYSFLHFTTYNPEIIDRIEYDNFPNENLGNMVVNLKHKPPDTLWQSTLSKDDRYKIRAFEKVEFEVQKIDHKRDIERFYHYYAENLNHINGEILPLSFFQKLIDSFSPEELRVALLTSEDSFAGGNLAILHPDQKTAYFEYLALNRNLPNKYSPSLYLYWEGVNWAWENGYEKVSFGRQRIDPNNRRFRYKVKFGADHIPILSRTVLLSKKASLLYRSKKMLTESRNI encoded by the coding sequence ATGACGTATTCCATTGAGGCATTATCAGAGTATAACGCAGACGGGTGGGAAGAGTTCAACCGTCAGTGCGGGGAGGGGACACCCTTCCACAGTGTACGATGGAAGACTATTCTGGAGGATATATTTCGACTGAACCTAAAGTACTACCTTATTCTGGACGAACAGCATATCGTCGGCATATGTCCGTTTATCGAGCAAAAGACGGGCTTTTTCCGGGGTCTGAACACCATCCCTTATTCCGAGTACACTCAGCCTATTCTGGCAGACACCTTCGATATCCGGCGGATCAACGATCTGTTATCGCTCTTCGCGAAGGATTACTCATTCCTCCATTTCACCACGTATAATCCGGAGATCATTGACAGAATAGAGTATGACAACTTCCCAAATGAAAATCTAGGCAATATGGTGGTAAACCTGAAGCATAAGCCTCCGGATACCCTCTGGCAGAGCACACTGTCAAAGGATGACCGGTACAAGATCCGTGCATTCGAGAAGGTAGAGTTTGAGGTTCAGAAGATCGACCATAAACGTGATATCGAGAGATTTTATCATTACTATGCAGAAAACCTGAATCATATAAACGGAGAGATTCTACCGTTATCCTTCTTTCAGAAACTCATAGACTCGTTTTCACCAGAGGAACTGAGAGTTGCGCTTTTAACAAGCGAAGATTCATTTGCCGGCGGGAATCTGGCAATACTCCACCCCGATCAGAAGACCGCCTATTTCGAGTACCTCGCTCTCAACCGGAACCTCCCGAACAAATACTCCCCGAGCCTGTACCTTTACTGGGAGGGCGTGAACTGGGCATGGGAAAACGGGTATGAAAAGGTATCGTTCGGGCGGCAGAGAATAGATCCAAACAATCGCCGCTTCCGGTACAAAGTGAAATTCGGGGCTGATCATATACCGATCCTCTCAAGGACCGTCCTTCTTTCAAAGAAAGCTTCACTGCTCTACCGGTCTAAAAAAATGCTCACCGAAAGCCGAAATATTTAA
- a CDS encoding GNAT family N-acetyltransferase: MVALEVEEVKGDELHLWDALVAGSAEGTVFHTSDWLVRNASLQDRTLILLGCYADGELIGGCPLFLSNPYKILKIASSTTIATPYGGMVLSEIENAKQRKRELHNRMIIVSILEHIAGEGFDHVNLVHSPGLQDIRAFTQNGWDPRVYYTYILSLHDDLLKNTSKDVRQNIRKAQKHGISTTKQFDPEIFWSLTMSTFTKQGKKPPFSREHLLGLLDLITSKNLGEMRVAHTSSGEIVAAEVTLWDPKMAHSWSAASSEEHLSMGAASLLCYDTFTGLSNLGVRRINLMGGNMTQLSSFVSGFNPDLVPYFGVEYSRPKYAILKRFKRE, encoded by the coding sequence ATGGTAGCGCTTGAAGTGGAGGAAGTCAAGGGCGATGAACTGCACCTTTGGGATGCGCTGGTTGCCGGTTCGGCAGAGGGGACGGTATTTCATACGAGCGACTGGCTAGTACGTAATGCCTCGCTGCAGGATCGGACGCTGATCCTTCTTGGATGCTACGCAGACGGAGAGTTAATCGGAGGGTGCCCTCTTTTCCTGTCAAATCCATATAAGATTCTTAAAATAGCCTCTTCGACAACGATAGCGACACCTTACGGCGGGATGGTACTCTCTGAAATTGAGAATGCAAAGCAGCGGAAAAGAGAACTGCACAACAGAATGATTATCGTTTCGATTCTTGAGCATATCGCAGGAGAAGGATTTGATCATGTGAATTTGGTACACTCTCCCGGCCTGCAGGATATCCGGGCGTTCACCCAGAACGGATGGGATCCAAGGGTATACTACACCTACATCCTTTCCCTGCATGACGATCTGCTGAAGAATACATCAAAAGATGTCCGCCAGAATATTCGTAAAGCTCAGAAGCACGGCATCTCTACAACCAAACAGTTTGATCCCGAGATCTTCTGGAGTCTCACCATGAGCACATTCACAAAACAGGGGAAAAAGCCGCCCTTCTCCAGGGAACATCTTTTGGGTCTGCTGGATCTTATTACTTCGAAGAATCTGGGTGAGATGCGGGTTGCACACACTTCTTCCGGCGAAATCGTAGCTGCGGAGGTCACGTTGTGGGACCCGAAGATGGCCCACAGCTGGTCGGCCGCATCCTCCGAAGAGCATCTCTCCATGGGAGCAGCCTCACTTCTCTGCTACGATACCTTCACCGGTCTCAGCAATCTCGGAGTTCGGCGGATCAACCTGATGGGCGGCAATATGACACAGCTGAGTTCATTCGTATCAGGTTTTAATCCAGACCTGGTTCCCTACTTTGGCGTTGAATATTCCAGGCCGAAATACGCCATTCTGAAGAGATTCAAAAGAGAGTAA